A DNA window from Selenomonas sp. oral taxon 126 contains the following coding sequences:
- a CDS encoding phosphoribosylformylglycinamidine cyclo-ligase: protein MIPIHIHIGEVKTLSVENWQIVPDDRQQLLEIVGGAVVQDFGHITEGDRISCSVTVTSAAWEKIKGYWDSRTMVSVTDEGGNIRPSMRVVVKSYEYMAHFPKVYKISLEFWRV, encoded by the coding sequence GTGATTCCAATTCATATTCACATTGGTGAGGTTAAAACGCTGAGTGTCGAGAACTGGCAGATCGTTCCCGATGATCGTCAGCAGCTCCTCGAAATTGTCGGCGGCGCGGTTGTGCAGGATTTCGGACACATCACGGAGGGCGACCGTATTTCCTGTTCGGTCACGGTCACTTCTGCCGCATGGGAGAAAATCAAAGGCTACTGGGACAGCCGCACGATGGTGTCCGTAACGGACGAGGGCGGAAATATCCGTCCCTCTATGCGTGTTGTGGTGAAATCCTACGAGTATATGGCGCATTTCCCGAAGGTCTATAAGATTTCACTGGAATTTTGGAGGGTGTGA
- a CDS encoding recombinase family protein: KRLIADCDAGKIDLVLVKSISRFARDTVDCLHTVRQLKEKGIAVRFERENIDSTSEDGELLLTLLASFAQEESRSIGDNIRWGVRRRFAEGIPNGHKAPYGYRWDGEMFRIIPAESEIVKEIFRRYLAEESAYTIAKTLAGRGITGRQGRPIEQTTVKDILSNISYTGTMALQKNYISEGHVRKQNKGELPMYLVDGVFEPLVSKTDFDKAQETRRLRAKRAVNRNPVLLPFSGMVKCGCCGGGFSRRTAGKYRRWGCNTRERKGRESCDSRPIKEEELVAAVRTVMEKDDFDTAELRHKVSKIVIHGDCVEFHLTNGRIKKTARIYNGQRGSNPFTNKVYCASCGSKCERDTWTKGTKVWSCSQPRTKCRLKRLPESELKVAAESLFGDGYEGKIVQNVERIVISDDEVIFQLKEGGAYRWQRQ, translated from the coding sequence AAGCGGCTCATTGCGGACTGCGATGCCGGGAAGATTGATCTGGTACTCGTCAAAAGCATCAGCCGTTTTGCCCGTGACACCGTGGATTGCCTTCATACCGTCCGACAGTTGAAAGAGAAGGGGATTGCCGTCCGCTTCGAACGCGAGAACATTGATTCCACATCCGAGGACGGAGAACTCCTCTTGACGCTGCTCGCATCCTTTGCCCAAGAAGAGAGTCGGAGCATCGGCGACAACATCCGATGGGGCGTGCGGCGACGCTTCGCAGAGGGTATTCCGAACGGGCATAAAGCGCCTTACGGCTACCGATGGGACGGAGAGATGTTCCGCATTATCCCTGCCGAGAGTGAGATCGTAAAGGAGATTTTCCGTAGATACCTTGCCGAAGAATCTGCCTACACCATCGCAAAGACACTCGCGGGACGTGGAATCACAGGACGGCAGGGGAGACCAATCGAGCAGACCACAGTAAAGGATATTCTCTCCAACATCTCCTACACGGGGACGATGGCATTGCAGAAGAACTACATCAGTGAGGGACATGTCCGCAAGCAGAATAAAGGTGAGCTGCCAATGTATCTGGTGGATGGAGTGTTCGAGCCTCTGGTGTCAAAGACAGACTTCGATAAGGCACAGGAGACGCGAAGGTTACGAGCCAAACGGGCTGTGAATCGGAATCCTGTTCTTCTTCCGTTTTCCGGAATGGTGAAATGCGGATGCTGCGGCGGCGGCTTCAGCAGAAGAACCGCAGGGAAGTACAGACGGTGGGGCTGCAACACAAGAGAGCGGAAAGGTAGGGAATCCTGTGACAGCCGTCCGATCAAGGAAGAGGAGCTTGTGGCTGCGGTCAGAACCGTCATGGAGAAGGATGATTTTGATACTGCGGAACTTAGGCATAAGGTGTCAAAGATCGTCATTCACGGTGACTGTGTGGAATTTCACCTAACCAATGGCCGCATAAAAAAGACCGCCCGAATCTACAACGGACAGCGCGGCAGCAATCCCTTCACCAACAAAGTGTACTGCGCCTCCTGCGGCAGCAAGTGTGAGCGTGATACTTGGACGAAGGGAACTAAGGTATGGTCTTGCAGTCAGCCGCGCACGAAATGCCGATTGAAACGACTGCCCGAATCCGAACTAAAGGTAGCGGCAGAATCCTTGTTCGGCGATGGCTACGAGGGCAAGATCGTACAGAACGTCGAGCGGATTGTCATATCCGATGATGAAGTCATATTTCAACTCAAAGAAGGAGGCGCATACCGATGGCAAAGACAGTGA
- a CDS encoding phage holin family protein, translated as MDQILTIRLYAAGIGIVVGEFLGSFDDLLYALVVFVATDYITGVLRAIVEKKLSSAIGFKGICKKVCIFTLVGVANVLDTHIIGSGCVLRSAVIFFYISNEGISIIENAARMGLPVPQKLQDMMHSLRDK; from the coding sequence ATGGATCAGATTTTGACAATACGTCTGTATGCGGCGGGCATCGGAATCGTCGTCGGGGAGTTCCTCGGCAGCTTCGACGATCTGCTCTATGCCCTCGTTGTGTTTGTGGCGACGGACTACATCACGGGAGTTCTCCGTGCGATTGTGGAAAAGAAACTGTCGAGTGCCATCGGCTTCAAGGGAATCTGCAAGAAGGTCTGCATCTTCACCCTCGTCGGCGTGGCGAATGTCCTCGATACCCACATTATCGGCAGCGGCTGTGTTTTGCGTTCCGCCGTGATCTTCTTCTACATCTCGAATGAAGGAATCTCGATCATCGAGAACGCAGCACGGATGGGGCTTCCCGTTCCACAGAAACTGCAGGATATGATGCACAGTCTCAGAGATAAATAA
- a CDS encoding SAP domain-containing protein, translating to MTQRPAFDEIRSYEEFIKYYWYRTELVEICKKLGIAHRGVKKDLNHNIAEYFKGNIVKATPEKEQMISSGAISLDTPLLACNFSFNTKFRTYFSNLTRVAPFKFTADMATAWRKVKADHDTSFTIQDMLNVYKGISTYAKYDSSVCEWNRFLKDFCADPINDKFKSKLKAAAILWRIVRDSDQPKMYSHTLVQDHLKQLEKL from the coding sequence ATGACACAGCGTCCTGCATTTGATGAGATTCGCTCATATGAGGAGTTTATAAAATATTATTGGTATCGAACAGAACTCGTAGAGATTTGCAAAAAGCTTGGAATTGCACACAGGGGGGTAAAAAAAGATCTCAATCACAACATTGCAGAATACTTTAAAGGGAACATAGTCAAAGCCACTCCCGAAAAAGAGCAGATGATATCATCTGGAGCGATTTCCTTGGACACACCATTACTTGCTTGCAACTTTTCGTTCAACACAAAGTTTAGAACATATTTCTCAAATCTGACGAGGGTTGCTCCCTTTAAATTTACAGCAGATATGGCGACCGCATGGCGAAAGGTGAAAGCGGATCACGACACATCGTTTACTATACAGGACATGTTGAATGTATATAAGGGGATATCGACTTATGCAAAGTATGATTCTTCTGTATGCGAATGGAACCGCTTCTTAAAAGATTTCTGCGCTGATCCCATAAATGACAAGTTCAAATCAAAATTAAAGGCAGCTGCTATCCTATGGCGAATTGTTCGTGATTCCGATCAACCTAAAATGTATTCACACACATTAGTGCAAGATCATTTAAAACAACTCGAAAAGCTTTAA
- a CDS encoding SHOCT domain-containing protein has protein sequence MSKEEGLREMTYQMVMRTSWKMLQSGLLSEDEYLAFEAKMREKYRPVIGVLFSDIDLLSCG, from the coding sequence ATGAGCAAGGAAGAAGGTCTTCGGGAAATGACGTATCAGATGGTGATGCGTACTTCATGGAAAATGCTGCAGAGCGGACTTTTGTCAGAGGATGAGTATCTTGCGTTTGAAGCGAAAATGCGCGAGAAATATCGCCCCGTCATAGGCGTACTATTTTCAGATATTGACTTGCTATCGTGCGGATAG
- a CDS encoding recombinase family protein, whose translation MKIRRVQPSPILQKKLRVAAYARVSVDTLHHSLAAQVSYYSNLIQKNPAWEYAGVYADEGITGTSTTHRR comes from the coding sequence ATGAAGATACGAAGAGTTCAACCAAGCCCTATATTGCAGAAAAAGCTGCGTGTGGCTGCCTATGCCCGCGTCTCTGTAGATACGCTTCACCACTCTCTTGCGGCGCAGGTCAGTTACTACAGCAATCTCATTCAGAAGAATCCCGCATGGGAATACGCAGGCGTGTATGCGGACGAAGGTATCACAGGCACAAGTACCACTCATCGACGGA
- a CDS encoding recombinase family protein yields the protein MAKTVRVIPASPKIFRSEVTAEPRRRRTAGYARVSTDHEEQASSYEMQMAHYKNYIESRADWDFVGMYSDEGISGTNTKKRDGFNQMIEDALAGKIDLIITKSVSRFARNTVDSLQNVRKLKEHGVEIYFEKENIWTFDTRGELLITIMSSLAQEESRSISENTTWGKRKQFAEGKTSVGYSAFLGYDKDFKINEEQAQVVKLIYKLFLGGRSFYAITKELEKRGLKSPSGKDKWYISTVRSILTNEKYRGDALIQKEYTADFLDKTRRKNTGEIPQYYVEEHHEAIIPPDLFDFVQSEIKRREQNGKHSGVSIFANKIKCGCCGGWYGAKVWHSTDKYRRVIYRCNKKYAHKGKPCSTRHLTEEEIKRIFVKALNSLVEVKEKVIVALQSLID from the coding sequence ATGGCAAAGACAGTGAGGGTCATCCCTGCCAGTCCTAAAATCTTTCGTTCTGAGGTTACGGCAGAACCAAGACGGCGCAGGACGGCAGGATATGCCAGAGTTTCGACCGATCATGAAGAACAGGCTTCCAGTTACGAAATGCAGATGGCGCATTACAAGAACTACATCGAAAGCCGTGCAGACTGGGATTTCGTCGGCATGTATTCGGATGAAGGGATAAGTGGCACGAACACCAAGAAACGCGATGGCTTCAACCAAATGATCGAGGATGCCCTTGCCGGCAAGATCGACCTCATCATCACAAAGTCCGTCAGCCGCTTCGCGAGAAACACGGTGGATTCACTCCAAAACGTCCGTAAACTCAAGGAACATGGCGTAGAGATTTACTTTGAAAAAGAGAACATCTGGACGTTCGACACACGCGGAGAACTCCTGATCACGATTATGAGCTCGCTGGCTCAGGAGGAAAGTCGCAGCATCTCGGAGAACACCACATGGGGCAAGCGCAAGCAGTTCGCCGAGGGCAAGACCAGTGTGGGCTACAGTGCATTCCTCGGCTATGACAAGGATTTCAAAATCAACGAGGAACAGGCGCAAGTGGTGAAGCTCATCTACAAACTCTTCCTTGGCGGGCGATCCTTCTATGCGATTACCAAGGAACTGGAGAAGCGCGGCCTCAAATCCCCATCGGGAAAGGACAAGTGGTACATCTCCACGGTACGTTCCATTCTTACCAACGAGAAGTATCGTGGCGATGCACTAATTCAGAAAGAGTATACGGCAGACTTCCTCGATAAAACGCGACGGAAGAACACGGGCGAGATTCCGCAGTATTATGTGGAGGAGCATCACGAGGCAATTATCCCGCCGGACTTGTTTGATTTCGTCCAGTCAGAGATAAAGCGTAGAGAGCAGAATGGCAAGCACAGCGGCGTGAGCATCTTCGCGAACAAAATCAAATGCGGCTGCTGTGGCGGTTGGTACGGGGCTAAGGTATGGCATTCGACGGATAAGTACCGCAGAGTCATCTATCGCTGCAACAAGAAATATGCCCACAAGGGCAAGCCGTGCAGCACAAGGCATCTGACGGAAGAGGAAATCAAACGGATTTTCGTCAAGGCACTGAACTCCTTGGTGGAGGTCAAAGAGAAGGTGATTGTGGCACTCCAATCCCTGATTGACGA